Proteins co-encoded in one Methylomonas albis genomic window:
- a CDS encoding carboxypeptidase-like regulatory domain-containing protein, with product MSEVQRLQALFMVGIVAKRKGYPAAPIKPLLSIAAFFTLLFLSLSLLPSAEAATASWDTVSASQVSVKLANPVRNRRSNDATVDVSLKNTSGGEISGPLRLVITGLAPAGKVAIGNATGTTDAGEPYFDLTGYVGGNFSAGGSGLVTVIVTGGGPNTFSFSTRVEKSAAQALKVQITSPATLLTVGRTPQTVKGTVNDPKAQITLNGAPVTNNNGSFQADVALEEGHNTVSARAVNAKGEDVSDAISLSLDMTPPYLTVESPKNGDTVRTDKIAVSGLINDIVRGTVAEGQANVKVNGVAASISNRSYLAENVALNVGENTLKIDAADNVGNTSSISIKVTYQPLAPQHIELLSGQDQSAKINAALAQPLKVKLLDSANKPVANKPVIYRVTEGDGVLSVGNGDQGQGVLVQTDAQGVASTSFKLGSRAGTGNQRVRAASVGFDGEVLFYATATVGAGNKVTVNSGNNQRGAVGQPLPLPFVVAVVDDGANVVPGAPIEFKVTQGSGKFQNDKTTITSTTDSDGRATAEFTLGSEEGLDVQRVTATLVGTELYAGFTASALKTGNAGQTSISGVVLDNQEHPLPKVTVRVDGTTREAQSDANGQFKITEVPVGSVRLIADGSTTTAEGEYPTLAFNLVTIAGADNPLSAPIYLVKLDTANAQTVGDKDVTLTLPDVPGFALEVKQGSVTFPDGKKTGKLSVTPVNASKIPMAPPNGMQPQFIVTIQPVGAKFDPPARLTLPNVDGHKPGAQVEMYSYDHDLEEFVAIGLGTVASDGSVIKSNEGVGVIKAGWHCGSQPGGSGCTHNCAECQSCDASCTCYWDNSKKPTSLTDSKGDCKKPGCNNGPKQVPDTTDAPDPNAAADNACKKCDASGNIVADPAKDGNQCDSTSNVISACVSGSCKPVTLKLKEVSFLKDFDVVRDRQSKIVPVTDPVWKSTNAPADNGEVAYKRNNKLNVSAKFDITPTITKPIGGVTIQADVAGVGMIQNTGQILIGSSYDFPATDSNNNLDNATKIYEPLTLDWKFEKDGSGAFTSAGSSQNKVYLTLDTPRAYAATAGGLPVTLLKMAIQNQGATDVASALQKTWQSFSGPANITTWDNRQLYYYKAGVGFNSCALDYLALIQTNPESGQCGSFAKLLLGSLAVNGVQANWVDIAPTDGSLMIVKKWTFNGGSFPADPLYKWRLDINDGDYMVPDLPGSIYADLTNINGLPGQNSPRPSEKIFNSHFIVKALSGYYDPSYGVTYAGEQGFETSALEGYAVNFLDGSYVKGGNNYIILRARKVNSTKNITFTDGFSN from the coding sequence ATGTCGGAAGTCCAGCGTTTGCAAGCTTTGTTCATGGTCGGAATTGTCGCGAAGCGGAAAGGATATCCCGCAGCACCGATCAAGCCGCTATTGTCGATAGCGGCTTTTTTTACGCTGTTATTTCTGTCGCTTTCGCTTTTGCCGTCGGCCGAAGCCGCCACCGCCAGTTGGGACACCGTATCCGCCAGCCAAGTCAGCGTCAAACTCGCCAACCCGGTACGCAACCGGCGCAGTAACGATGCCACAGTCGATGTCAGTTTAAAAAATACTAGCGGCGGCGAAATTAGCGGGCCGTTACGCCTGGTGATTACCGGATTGGCGCCCGCCGGCAAAGTCGCTATCGGCAACGCCACCGGTACCACCGATGCCGGTGAACCCTACTTCGATTTAACCGGCTACGTCGGCGGCAACTTTAGCGCCGGCGGTAGCGGCTTGGTCACGGTTATTGTCACCGGCGGCGGTCCCAATACCTTCAGTTTTTCAACCCGAGTCGAAAAATCCGCAGCGCAAGCGCTAAAGGTGCAGATCACCAGCCCGGCGACCTTGCTTACGGTGGGGCGCACCCCGCAAACGGTTAAAGGCACCGTCAACGATCCCAAGGCGCAAATCACCCTCAACGGTGCACCGGTCACCAACAACAACGGCAGCTTCCAAGCCGATGTCGCCCTCGAGGAAGGCCACAATACCGTTAGCGCCCGTGCGGTCAATGCCAAGGGCGAAGACGTCAGCGACGCCATCTCGCTATCGTTGGATATGACCCCACCTTATCTGACCGTCGAATCGCCGAAAAACGGCGACACGGTTCGCACCGATAAAATCGCAGTGTCCGGCCTGATTAACGACATCGTGCGCGGCACCGTCGCCGAAGGCCAGGCCAACGTCAAAGTCAACGGCGTGGCCGCCAGCATCTCCAACCGCAGCTATTTAGCCGAAAACGTAGCCTTGAATGTCGGCGAAAACACCCTGAAAATTGACGCCGCCGACAACGTCGGCAACACCAGCAGCATCAGCATTAAAGTCACCTACCAGCCGCTGGCTCCGCAACACATTGAATTGCTAAGCGGCCAGGACCAAAGCGCGAAAATTAATGCGGCGCTGGCGCAACCCTTGAAAGTCAAATTGCTGGACAGCGCCAACAAGCCGGTTGCCAACAAACCGGTGATTTACCGCGTCACCGAAGGCGACGGTGTGTTGAGTGTTGGCAACGGCGACCAAGGCCAGGGCGTACTGGTGCAAACCGATGCGCAAGGCGTAGCCTCAACTAGCTTCAAACTCGGTAGTCGGGCCGGTACCGGTAACCAGCGGGTTAGAGCCGCATCGGTGGGTTTCGACGGCGAAGTACTATTTTATGCCACCGCCACGGTAGGTGCCGGTAACAAGGTCACCGTCAATTCCGGCAACAACCAGCGCGGCGCGGTCGGCCAGCCGTTGCCGTTGCCGTTTGTGGTGGCGGTGGTTGACGACGGTGCCAACGTCGTACCCGGCGCGCCAATCGAATTCAAAGTCACCCAAGGCAGTGGTAAGTTCCAGAACGATAAAACCACTATTACCAGCACCACCGACAGCGACGGCCGCGCCACCGCTGAATTCACGCTAGGCAGCGAAGAAGGCTTGGACGTGCAGCGCGTGACCGCGACCTTGGTGGGCACCGAACTCTACGCCGGCTTCACCGCCTCCGCGCTGAAAACCGGCAACGCCGGCCAAACCAGCATCAGCGGCGTGGTGCTCGACAACCAGGAACACCCGCTGCCGAAAGTCACCGTGCGCGTCGACGGCACCACCCGCGAAGCGCAGTCCGACGCCAACGGCCAGTTCAAAATCACCGAAGTCCCGGTTGGTTCGGTGCGGCTGATTGCCGACGGCTCAACTACCACCGCCGAAGGCGAATATCCGACCTTGGCCTTCAATCTGGTGACCATCGCCGGCGCTGACAACCCGCTGTCCGCGCCGATCTATCTGGTCAAGCTGGATACCGCCAATGCGCAAACCGTGGGCGATAAAGATGTCACCTTAACCTTGCCCGACGTGCCCGGCTTTGCGCTGGAAGTCAAACAAGGCTCGGTGACCTTCCCGGACGGCAAAAAAACCGGCAAGTTATCGGTCACGCCGGTCAACGCCTCCAAAATCCCGATGGCGCCGCCCAACGGCATGCAACCGCAGTTTATCGTCACGATACAACCGGTCGGCGCCAAGTTCGACCCGCCGGCCCGCTTGACCTTGCCGAATGTCGATGGCCATAAGCCGGGGGCGCAGGTGGAGATGTATTCCTACGACCATGACTTGGAAGAGTTTGTGGCGATTGGCTTGGGGACGGTTGCTTCTGATGGTAGTGTGATTAAGTCTAATGAGGGTGTGGGGGTTATAAAGGCTGGGTGGCATTGTGGTAGTCAACCGGGGGGGAGTGGCTGCACGCATAACTGTGCGGAGTGTCAGAGTTGTGATGCGAGTTGTACTTGTTATTGGGATAACAGTAAGAAGCCGACTTCACTTACAGATAGCAAAGGAGATTGTAAGAAACCGGGGTGTAATAATGGGCCGAAACAGGTTCCAGACACAACTGATGCCCCTGACCCTAACGCGGCAGCTGATAATGCCTGTAAAAAATGCGATGCAAGTGGGAATATTGTTGCTGATCCTGCCAAAGATGGTAATCAATGTGATTCAACCAGCAATGTCATTAGTGCTTGTGTTAGCGGTAGTTGCAAACCGGTGACATTAAAATTAAAAGAAGTTTCTTTCTTAAAGGATTTTGATGTTGTTCGTGACCGGCAGTCTAAGATCGTACCCGTTACCGACCCGGTCTGGAAATCTACAAATGCGCCTGCAGATAATGGCGAGGTAGCCTACAAAAGAAATAACAAACTAAATGTTAGCGCTAAGTTTGATATTACCCCTACAATTACTAAGCCTATTGGTGGAGTGACAATCCAAGCGGACGTTGCGGGTGTCGGTATGATTCAAAATACGGGTCAGATACTTATCGGCTCAAGCTACGATTTTCCGGCAACTGATTCAAATAATAATTTGGATAATGCTACTAAAATCTATGAACCTTTGACATTGGACTGGAAGTTTGAGAAAGATGGAAGCGGGGCTTTTACAAGTGCTGGATCATCACAAAATAAGGTTTATCTAACGCTTGATACGCCGAGAGCCTATGCAGCAACAGCGGGTGGTTTACCTGTTACTTTGTTAAAAATGGCCATTCAAAACCAAGGTGCGACTGATGTTGCAAGTGCTTTGCAGAAAACCTGGCAAAGTTTTTCAGGTCCTGCAAACATCACTACTTGGGATAATAGGCAGCTGTATTATTACAAAGCGGGTGTTGGCTTTAATTCTTGTGCTTTGGATTACTTAGCACTTATTCAAACAAACCCAGAAAGTGGTCAGTGCGGTTCATTTGCTAAGTTATTATTAGGTTCATTAGCGGTTAATGGTGTGCAGGCAAATTGGGTGGACATAGCTCCTACTGATGGTAGCTTAATGATAGTCAAGAAATGGACATTTAATGGAGGGAGCTTTCCTGCCGATCCCTTGTATAAATGGAGATTAGATATTAATGACGGCGATTATATGGTCCCAGATTTACCTGGATCAATCTATGCTGATTTAACAAATATTAATGGATTGCCAGGGCAAAATTCACCACGACCCTCAGAAAAGATTTTTAATTCGCATTTTATTGTCAAGGCTTTAAGTGGTTATTACGACCCTTCATATGGTGTTACTTATGCCGGGGAACAAGGTTTCGAGACATCTGCTTTGGAAGGTTATGCGGTAAATTTTCTTGATGGTAGTTATGTGAAGGGAGGTAACAATTATATTATTTTACGTGCAAGAAAAGTCAACAGCACAAAAAATATCACATTCACCGATGGTTTCTCAAACTAA
- a CDS encoding DsbA family protein: MSTSIAYAEEKWVADEIFTQMSEMRKEIGQLKDRVAGLEQKLAEAQPKAAPISLVGSENMTLGKADAKLAIIEFSDYECPFCAKHYKNVLPKLRERYIDKGVIQYVMKDFPLEFHAHARKASLATRCAGEQKQYWAMHDAVFEAHGLVSDELIGSVAKQHKLDLAALTQCMDDPAQLRKVESDMALGSKLGVNGTPAFLVGRIKDRQLVDYKRFDGVQSLETFAGMIESFKK; this comes from the coding sequence GTGTCGACAAGCATTGCCTACGCCGAAGAAAAATGGGTTGCCGACGAAATTTTTACGCAAATGTCTGAAATGCGTAAGGAAATCGGCCAATTGAAGGACCGGGTTGCCGGTTTGGAGCAGAAACTGGCGGAGGCGCAACCGAAAGCGGCGCCCATATCGTTAGTCGGTAGCGAGAACATGACATTGGGTAAGGCGGATGCCAAACTGGCGATCATCGAGTTTTCTGATTATGAATGCCCGTTTTGTGCCAAGCATTATAAAAACGTGTTGCCGAAACTGCGCGAGCGTTACATCGACAAGGGCGTGATCCAATATGTGATGAAGGATTTCCCGTTGGAGTTCCATGCCCATGCCAGGAAAGCGTCGTTGGCAACGCGTTGCGCCGGCGAGCAAAAACAGTATTGGGCCATGCACGATGCGGTTTTCGAGGCGCACGGTCTGGTTAGCGACGAGTTGATAGGCAGCGTTGCCAAGCAGCATAAGCTGGATTTGGCGGCATTAACGCAATGCATGGATGATCCGGCTCAATTGCGCAAAGTAGAAAGCGACATGGCCTTGGGTTCTAAGCTGGGTGTCAACGGCACACCGGCGTTTTTGGTTGGGCGGATAAAAGACCGGCAATTGGTGGATTACAAGCGTTTCGATGGCGTTCAGTCGCTCGAAACCTTTGCCGGCATGATAGAGAGTTTTAAAAAATAA
- a CDS encoding nucleotidyltransferase family protein: MTTILQSLNQQKARITAIAGQYHAVNIRVFGSVARGDERDDSDVDLLVDFMPGSTLLDQVGLIDALSLELGRKVDVVSGRALNKFLREKVLQEAVLL, translated from the coding sequence ATGACGACAATATTGCAAAGTTTGAACCAGCAAAAAGCCCGGATTACCGCGATAGCCGGTCAGTATCACGCCGTCAACATCCGCGTGTTTGGTTCTGTAGCGCGAGGAGATGAGCGTGACGATAGTGATGTTGATTTGCTAGTCGACTTTATGCCCGGTAGCACATTGTTGGATCAAGTGGGTTTGATCGACGCCTTGTCGTTGGAATTGGGGCGAAAGGTCGATGTGGTGAGTGGGCGTGCGCTAAACAAATTCTTACGTGAAAAGGTCTTGCAAGAAGCAGTTCTGTTATGA
- a CDS encoding HepT-like ribonuclease domain-containing protein, translating into MKDRLIFISAALESIELIQSYTAGYDWVSFWGDRKTQDAVIRNLEIIGQALKDFGVDTLLETAPSMPWREIAGMRNVLAHEYLGVDVEMVWDTVQCHLEPLQGALETLMEGADGTQ; encoded by the coding sequence ATGAAAGACCGTTTGATTTTCATTTCGGCAGCTTTGGAAAGCATTGAGTTAATTCAGTCTTATACCGCTGGTTATGATTGGGTGAGTTTTTGGGGGGATAGGAAAACTCAGGATGCGGTGATTCGCAATCTGGAAATCATTGGACAAGCACTGAAAGATTTTGGTGTGGATACGTTGTTGGAAACGGCGCCAAGTATGCCTTGGCGGGAAATTGCAGGCATGCGCAATGTATTGGCGCATGAATATTTGGGAGTGGATGTAGAAATGGTTTGGGACACTGTGCAATGCCATCTTGAGCCCTTGCAAGGGGCGCTCGAAACGCTAATGGAAGGGGCTGATGGTACTCAGTAA
- a CDS encoding PEP-CTERM sorting domain-containing protein has translation MFKIAILFSSLLLASCTFSNSAGAASIVNGTFDTDLNGWSALTGNGSVAWNAGGSAELSTGAGSAPYSAVLVQGDDGLFNFASPVLLGVGDDLLKFDALFSSLGNDTSETAAALFSDNLQLWMYDANGLGDVLLATIDALTSSSSFSLDLSSYIGRSVAFSFELNDEDDGLDSRVLLDNVRLEQQTNPPVTVPEPGTLSLLILGAFGYSRRVSRNDRKVQNQIH, from the coding sequence GTGTTCAAAATAGCCATCTTGTTCTCAAGTCTTTTATTAGCATCTTGTACATTCTCAAATTCCGCGGGCGCGGCATCCATTGTTAACGGCACGTTCGATACTGATCTTAACGGCTGGTCCGCTTTAACCGGCAATGGCTCTGTGGCCTGGAATGCCGGAGGTTCCGCCGAGTTGTCCACCGGAGCCGGCTCGGCACCGTACTCTGCGGTGTTAGTGCAAGGCGACGATGGATTGTTTAATTTTGCCAGTCCGGTGCTATTGGGCGTCGGTGACGATTTGCTCAAGTTTGACGCCCTGTTTAGCTCCTTAGGCAACGATACCTCGGAAACCGCGGCGGCATTGTTTAGCGATAATTTACAGCTTTGGATGTACGACGCCAACGGGTTGGGAGATGTTCTGTTGGCAACCATTGACGCATTGACCAGTTCTTCGAGTTTCTCGCTCGATCTTAGTTCTTATATTGGCCGCTCGGTCGCTTTTTCATTTGAGTTGAACGACGAGGACGACGGTTTGGACTCTAGGGTTCTGTTGGATAACGTGCGCTTGGAACAGCAAACCAACCCACCGGTTACCGTACCGGAGCCTGGAACACTTAGCCTGTTGATCCTGGGTGCATTTGGCTATTCTAGGCGTGTGTCGCGTAACGATCGAAAAGTTCAAAATCAAATCCACTAA